In Sphingomonas sp. SUN019, the genomic window ACGCGCAGGCCGCGGGTGGCGCCGCCGCCCAGTCGAGCGGACTTTCGTCGTTCCTCAGCCTCGCGCCGCTCTTCCTCGTCTTCGTGGTCTTCTACTTCCTGATGATCCGCCCGCAGCAACGCCGCATGAAGGCGCTGCAGGCGTCGGTCGCGGCGGTGAAGAAGGGCGACAGCGTCGTCACCGCGGGCGGCCTGCTCGGCAAGGTGACCAAGGTCGAGGACAAGTTCGTCGAGGTCGAGATCGCGCCGAATACCCGCGTGAAGGTCGTGAAGATGACGCTGTCCGAGATCACGCCGCTCGGTTCCAAACCGGCGAACGACTGAGATGCTCGACTTCCCGCGCTGGAAGGTCGTCTGGATCTGGGGATTTCTCGCGGTGCTGGTGGCGCTCGCGATCCCCAGCCTGCTGCCCGCCCGGCTGACCGACAATCTCGGCTTCAAGGTGCCGCGGATCAATCTGGGGCTCGATCTGGCGGGCGGCAGCTACCTGCTGCTCGAGGCCGAGACCGACGATGTCGCCGCGAGCCGGATCGAGGCGATGCGCGAACAGGTTTCGACCGAGATGCGCCGCCAGAATCCGCGGATCGAGATCGGCGACATTTCCACGCGTGGTGGCCGCCTGTCGTTCCTGCTGCGTGATCCGTCACAGGTCGATGCTGCGCGCGAACGCCTGTTGTCGATCACCGGCACCGGCGCCGGCATGACGGGGCAGCGCCAATGGGACATTGCGGTGGTCGACACCAGCCGCTTCGTCCTGACCCCGACCAGCGCGGGGATCACGCAGGCGATCGACACCGCGATGGGCGACGCGACCGAAGTCGTCCGCCGCCGCATCGACGAACTCGGCACGCGCGAACCGACGATCGTGCGGCAGGGCACCGACCGCATCGTCGTGCAGGTGCCCGGCCTCCAGAACCCGCAGGCGCTGAAGGACTTGCTCGGCAAGACCGCGAAGCTCGAATTCAAGCTGGTCGACGAGACCGCGACGACGGAGCAGTTGACCAGCAACCGTCCCCCGATCGGCAGTCAGATACTGCCCTATCCGGGTAATCCGTCGGGCGTGCCGTTCATCGCGGTCAAGCGATCAACGATCATCTCGGGCGACCAGCTGACCGATGCGCGGCAGGAATTCGACCAACAGACGAACGAGCCGCAGGTCGCGATCACCTTCGACAGCCAGGGCGGCAGGCGTTTCGCGCGTGTGACGCAGGAGAATACGAACAAGCCGTTCGCGATCATCCTCGACAACAGCGTCATTTCCGCCCCCAACATCAACGAACCGATCCTGGGCGGACGCGCGTCGATCAGCGGCAGCTTCACGACGCAAAGCGCGAACGAACTCGCCATCGCGCTCCGCTCGGGCAAGCTGCCGATCGCATTGAAGGTGGTGGAGGAATCGACCGTCGGCCCCGATCTGGGTGCCGACTCGATCCGCGCGGGCATCCTCGCCTCGTCGGTCGCGGTCGCGTTGGTCGTCGCGTTCATGCTCGTCACCTACGGGCGGTTCGGCATCTATGCGAACCTCGCGGTCGTCATCAACGTCTTCGTCATTCTGGGCGTATTGTCGCTGATCAACGGGACGCTGACGTTGCCGGGGATCGCGGGGTTCATCCTGACGATCGGCACCGCGGTCGACTGCAACGTGCTGATCAACGAACGCATCCGCGAAGAACATCGCCGTGGGCGCAGCATCGTCCAGTCGGTCGAACTGGGCTACAAGGAAGCGAGCCGGACGATCTTCGAGGCGAACGTGACGCACGCGATTTCGGGCATCATCATGTTCCTGCTGGGCTCCGGCCCGGTAAAGGGGTTCGCTGTCGTCCTGCTGATCGGCATCGCGACCAGCGTGTTCACCGCGGTGACCTTCACCCGGATGCTCGTCGCGGGCTGGCTGCGCCGCGCCAAGCCCAAGACGATCAATATCTGAGGCGAGCGGAACCATGAAACTCCTGAAACTCGTCCCCGACGACACCAACATCGATTTCGTCCGGCTGCGTGGCTGGGCGTTCGGCCTGACCCTGCTGCTGACCGTCCTCGCGGTCGGCCTGACGGTGTACAAGGGCCTGAACTTCGGCGTCGATTTCGAAGGCGGGCTGATGATCGAGGAACGCTTCGCCACGCCCCCCGATCTCGACCGCGTGCGCGCCGTCGTCGATTCGCAGGGCGTGGGCGAGGCTGCGCTGCAGCAGTTCGGCGTCGCCAACCAGGTCACGATCCGCCTGCCCGTCCAGTCGGGCGGCGACGAGGGCGCGACCAACGCCGCGGTGAAGAAGGTCGAAACCGCGCTCAACCGCGAATTCCCCGGCGCGACGTTCCTCCGCTACTCGACCGTG contains:
- the yajC gene encoding preprotein translocase subunit YajC, translating into MVISPAYAQAAGGAAAQSSGLSSFLSLAPLFLVFVVFYFLMIRPQQRRMKALQASVAAVKKGDSVVTAGGLLGKVTKVEDKFVEVEIAPNTRVKVVKMTLSEITPLGSKPAND
- the secD gene encoding protein translocase subunit SecD, with amino-acid sequence MLDFPRWKVVWIWGFLAVLVALAIPSLLPARLTDNLGFKVPRINLGLDLAGGSYLLLEAETDDVAASRIEAMREQVSTEMRRQNPRIEIGDISTRGGRLSFLLRDPSQVDAARERLLSITGTGAGMTGQRQWDIAVVDTSRFVLTPTSAGITQAIDTAMGDATEVVRRRIDELGTREPTIVRQGTDRIVVQVPGLQNPQALKDLLGKTAKLEFKLVDETATTEQLTSNRPPIGSQILPYPGNPSGVPFIAVKRSTIISGDQLTDARQEFDQQTNEPQVAITFDSQGGRRFARVTQENTNKPFAIILDNSVISAPNINEPILGGRASISGSFTTQSANELAIALRSGKLPIALKVVEESTVGPDLGADSIRAGILASSVAVALVVAFMLVTYGRFGIYANLAVVINVFVILGVLSLINGTLTLPGIAGFILTIGTAVDCNVLINERIREEHRRGRSIVQSVELGYKEASRTIFEANVTHAISGIIMFLLGSGPVKGFAVVLLIGIATSVFTAVTFTRMLVAGWLRRAKPKTINI